AGGCCGATAAAGGGATAACCCTCCACCGCCACCGGCTGATTGTGATTTTTCATGAAGGTCGTTTCCCCATAGAAAAACCCGGCGGCACGAGGGACTCGGCCGCCGGGTCGTCTGTGATTCGAGCCGATTAGTTGCGCTCTTTATCCACCATTTTGTTCTTGCCGATCCAGCTCATCATGCCACGCAGACGCTCGCCGACTTCTTCGATCTGATGGGCCGCGCCTTTACGCCGCAGAGCGTTGAGCACCGGCTTGTTGGCGCGGTTTTCCAGCATCCACTCGCGAGCGAATTCGCCGTTCTGGATCTCTTCCAAAATCTTTTTCATCGCCACTTTGGTCTCGCTCGTGACGATGCGGGGACCGCGGGTGAAATCGCCGTACTCGGCGGTGTTGGAAATGGAGTAGCGCATGTTGGCGATACCGCCTTCATACATCAGGTCAACGATCAGCTTGAGCTCGTGCAGGCACTCGAAGTAGGCCATTTCCGGCGCATAGCCGGCTTCCACCAGAGTCTCGAAACCAGCCTGGACCAGCGCCGTGGCGCCGCCGCAGAGAACCGCCTGCTCGCCGAAGAGGTCGGTCTCGGTCTCTTCCTTGAAGGTGGTCTCGATGATCCCGGCGCGGCCGCCGCCGATGCCGCTGGCATAGGCCATGGCCACGTCCTTGGTATTGGCCGAGGGGTCCT
This genomic stretch from Desulfuromonas acetexigens harbors:
- the ilvC gene encoding ketol-acid reductoisomerase, encoding MKVYYDKDANLGVLKGKKIAIIGYGSQGHAHANNLKESGIEVIIAEAPKGGANWVKAEKAGFTVMTTQDAVKASDVIMILLPDELQGDIYREQIGPFLKPGSYIGFGHGFNIHYGQIVPGKDINVFMVAPKGPGHTVRHEYQLGGGVPCLIAVEQDPSANTKDVAMAYASGIGGGRAGIIETTFKEETETDLFGEQAVLCGGATALVQAGFETLVEAGYAPEMAYFECLHELKLIVDLMYEGGIANMRYSISNTAEYGDFTRGPRIVTSETKVAMKKILEEIQNGEFAREWMLENRANKPVLNALRRKGAAHQIEEVGERLRGMMSWIGKNKMVDKERN